In a single window of the Armigeres subalbatus isolate Guangzhou_Male unplaced genomic scaffold, GZ_Asu_2 Contig1293, whole genome shotgun sequence genome:
- the LOC134202594 gene encoding GPI transamidase component PIG-T-like, which translates to MFRPRWTVVLSLLTLLHPSLQFNDVFDEELLIKPLPDGFVYSYFQFTTRWDVTHNDSLLHTHLVSRSLTELFYHYGISELHLSFTNGIWRYENWGFPVVDAGPGAEVWAWFEPPADDAGVDQKWKQLCGTLSGLFCASLSFVDKTNTFSPQYSLRPTTHRFDGMVQPKIRYAALPREIVCTENLTPWKKLVPCKLREGLVSLLTADHLYSGNYHSLAVHMRKLCVDAECSQFQLEVRQSVSLVQDQRIFGGKDWSIRKLFGQGSEGACVLATTSKVYVDVTDKDYEMSQKPTNVIRSTRGGANSVLYEYDLKEYEKKQRMFNVAALDKNDLGVVVMTPQPPIFSKRYISGVGQERGRIVTRITNTHWASLNLIIFENIPWFVPIYLHTLKVTRGDQRIEPRTVKYIPGRQRERPSHLEIALTIPTRSTIELSIDFDYIFLKWQEYPPDASHGHYLQPSIISVLLPVARNYTSLPREASLFRESFNATQPSGYFLQIRTEALLLTLPIPDFSMPYNVICLACTVVALAFGPIHNISTKRIVAKSKDPAKPKLMDKIKCWFAKKRNKNEKEKTESITEEAK; encoded by the exons ATGTTCCGACCGCGTTGGACGGTCGTATTATCCCTACTCACCTTACTGCACCCGTCTCTGCAGTTTAACGACGTGTTCGACGAGGAACTTCTAATCAAGCCACTCCCCGATGGATTCGTGTACAGCTACTTCCAGTTCACAACGCGCTGGGATGTCACTCATAATGATAGCT TGCTGCACACCCACCTGGTGTCGCGATCGTTGACGGAACTGTTCTACCACTACGGCATTAGCGAGTTGCATCTGAGCTTCACCAACGGGATTTGGCGCTACGAGAACTGGGGCTTCCCAGTAGTAGATGCCGGACCGGGAGCAGAAGTGTGGGCATGGTTCGAACCACCGGCAGACGACGCGGGAGTAGATCAAAAATGGAAGCAGCTGTGCGGAACGCTATCCGGGTTGTTTTGCGCTTCATTGAGTTTTGTGGACAAGACTAATACCTTCAGCCCGCAGTACTCGCTGCGACCAACAACGCATCGGTTTGACGGAATGGTCCAGCCGAAGATACGCTATGCTGCGCTACCGCGTGAGATTGTCTGCACGGAGAATTTGACCCCATGGAAGAAACTGGTGCCCTGCAAGCTACGGGAGGGATTGGTCTCGCTACTGACAGCGGACCACTTGTACTCGGGCAATTATCACTCACTGGCCGTGCATATGCGGAAATTGTGTGTCGATGCAGAATGCAGTCAGTTCCAGTTAGAAGTGCGTCAAAGTGTAAGCCTGGTTCAGGATCAACGGATATTCGGGGGGAAGGATTGGTCCATTAGGAAACTGTTCGGCCAAGGGTCAGAAGGTGCGTGCGTGTTGGCCACAACCAGTAAGGTTTACGTGGACGTTACTGATAAGGATTACGAAATGTCCCAAAAGCCAACGAATGTGATTCGGTCAACCCGAGGTGGCGCAAATTCCGTTTTGTATGAATACGACTTGAAGGAGTATGAAAAGAAGCAGCGAATGTTCAATGTGGCTGCTTTGGATAAGAACGATCTCGGCGTGGTCGTAATGACACCACAACCTCCGATCTTTTCAAAACGCTACATCTCCGGAGTAGGTCAGGAACGGGGAAGAATTGTAACGCGAATAACCAACACCCATTGGGCGAGtctgaatttgataattttcgAGAACATTCCTTGGTTCGTGCCGATCTACTTGCATACTCTCAAGGTTACTCGAGGGGATCAACGGATCGAGCCACGTACCGTTAAATACATTCCGGGTCGGCAACGGGAGCGACCATCGCACCTGGAGATCGCTTTGACCATTCCAACCCGTTCCACCATAGAGCTGTCGATCGACTTCGACTACATCTTTCTCAAGTGGCAAGAGTACCCGCCGGATGCCAGCCATGGACACTATTTGCAACCCTCGATTATCTCGGTGCTGCTCCCAGTTGCACGCAATTATACCTCCTTGCCGCGAGAGGCTTCCCTGTTCCGGGAATCGTTCAACGCAACCCAACCGAGTGGCTACTTCTTGCAAATACGAACGGAAGCGCTTCTTCTGACGCTTCCCATCCCGGACTTTAGCATGCCGTACAACGTGATCTGTTTGGCTTGCACCGTGGTCGCGTTGGCGTTCGGACCAATCCACAACATTTCCACCAAGCGAATCGTCGCCAAGAGCAAGGATCCGGCCAAACCAAAGCTGATGGATAAGATCAAATGCTGGTTTGCTAAGAAACGTAACAAGAATGAGAAGGAGAAGACTGAAAGTATTACCGAAGAAGCTAAGTAA